In the genome of Botrytis cinerea B05.10 chromosome 13, complete sequence, one region contains:
- the Bcsmx3 gene encoding Bcsmx3: MSFVPINPRPFLQNLVNEEVIIRLKWGGQTEYKGKLVSIDSYMNIQLSGAEEWIDSEMTSTLGQVLIRCNNVLYISAAQIKKEEDDTKMEG, from the exons ATGAGT TTCGTACCAATTAACCCCCGTCCGTTCCTTCAAAACCT CGTCAACGAAGAAGTAATCATCCGTCTAAAATGGGGCGGTCAAACCGAATATAAAGGAAAGCTTGTCAGTATCGACAGTTACATGAATATCCAATTATCCGGCGCCGAGGAATGGATTGATTCGGAAATGACGAGTACTTTGGGTCAAGTCTTGATTAg ATGCAATAACGTGCTTTACATATCAGCCGCACAAatcaagaaggaagaggatgataCGAAGATGGAGGGATGA
- the Bcuba2 gene encoding Bcuba2, whose product MMRDQFNTQSLGKPLNIMVKEARILMVGAGGIGCELLKNLVLAGFGEIHIVDLDTIDLSNLNRQFLFRHEHIKKSKALVAKDAAHKFNPKVKLEAHHANIKDSQFNVDWFKGFTMVFNALDNLEARRHVNKMCLAADIPLIESGTTGFNGQVQVIKKGKTACYDCTTKETPKSFPVCTIRSTPSQPIHCIVWGKSYLLSEVFGASEDESTEMDHSEDSENAKEIEKLRLESQALKKIKESMGTDAFPQLLFDKVFKDDIIRLRSMEDMWKSRRPPEALDYTTLNTEAGNDEAIKQAILKDDQRVWNLAENLIVFKDSLERLSKRLQEMKSTSNAANSGEPIITFDKDDEDTLDFVTASANLRSIVFGIETKSRFDIKQMAGNIIPAIATTNAIVAGLCVLQSFKVLRGDYSSSKEVFLSPFAPERLLSSDKSREPNPDCPACSVAQTRLLVDMSRATLNDLVEGFLKLQLGYGEEFVVNNESGLLYDVEETENLDKKLSELGIKGDTFLTVIDEDDENPKGPRVNLVLNVQESNTAMEDSPIKSLDIQVNSSIPTVPIVSEEPTATSPESPIPRRKKPIPEPESTEPTNGHTKSLTAEVLQNGHSNGVKKRPASDLLEHDLPSNLKRSKMDPPGSTNLSMDTLNDGIIVLDDANDGAIVIDD is encoded by the exons ATGATGCGCGATCAATTCAACACGCAGTCACTGGGGAAACCTTTGAATATTATGGTCAAGGAG GCCCGGATATTGATGGTAGGAGCTGGAGGTATCGGATGCGAATTACTCAAGAACTTGGTTTTGGctggatttggagaaattcACATTGTAGACCTGGATACCATCGATCTCAGCAACTTGAATCGACAATTTCTCTTCCGTCATGAGCACATTAAGAAATCGAAAGCTTTG GTTGCGAAAGATGCGGCGCATAAGTTCAACCCGAAAGTCAAGCTAGAAGCACATCATGCGAATATCAAAGATTCACAATTTAATGTGGATTGGTTCAAGGGTTTTACAATGGTTTTCAATGCTTTGGATAATCTTGAAGCCAGGAGACATGTAAACAAGATGTGTTTGGCAGCGGATATACCTTTAATCGAATCGGGTACAACTGGTTTCAATGGACAAGTTCAGGTTATTAAAAAGGGAAAGACGGCATGTTATGATTGCACGACAAAAGAGACACCAAAGAGTTTTCCTGTTTGTACTATTCGCAGTACACCAAGTCAACCAATTCATTGTATAGTTTGGGGGAAGAGCTATTTATTGAG TGAGGTATTTGGTGCTAGTGAGGATGAATCGACCGAAATGGATCATTCAGAAGATTCAGAAAACG CCAaggagattgaaaagttgCGGTTAGAGTCTCAAGCTTTAAAGAAGATTAAAGAATCAATGGGTACCGATGCATTTCCTCAACTACTTTTCGATAAGGTCTTTAAGGATGATATCATTCGTTTAAGATCTATGGAGGATATGTGGAAATCTAGACGACCACCTGAGGCATTGGATTACACCACCTTAAATACCGAAGCAGGAAATGATGAAGCCATCAAGCAAGCTATACTCAAAGATGACCAGCGAGTTTGGAACTTGGCTGAAAATCTCATCGTTTTTAAAGATAG TTTGGAACGGTTGAGTAAGAGATTGCAAGAAATGAAGTCTACCTCGAATGCTGCCAACTCCGGAGAACCAATAATCACATTTGacaaagatgatgaggatactTTGGACTTTGTTACCGCAAGCGCTAATTTAAGATCCATCGTCTTTGGTATCGAAACTAAATCTCGATTTGATATCAAGCAAATGGCCGGTAATATCATCCCTGCTATTGCAACTACCAACGCTATTGTAGCAGGTCTTTGTGTTTTGCAATCATTCAAAGTTCTTCGCGGTGATTACTCTAGTAGTAAAGAG GTTTTCCTTTCTCCATTTGCTCCAGAAAGATTACTCTCCTCCGACAAATCTCGAGAACCAAACCCAGACTGTCCTGCATGCAGTGTTGCACAGACTCGCTTATTGGTTGATATGTCAAGAGCCACACTTAATGATCTCGTTGAAGGTTTCTTGAAACTTCAACTTGGATATGGAGAGGAATTTGTGGTTAATAATGAAAGCGGGTTACTTTATGATGTTGAGGAAACGGAGAATTTGGATAAAAAACTCAGTGAACTTG GCATTAAGGGAGATACCTTTTTAACAgttattgatgaagatgatgaaaatccAAAGGGTCCCAGAGTTAACCTCGTACTTAATGTACAAGAATC TAACACCGCGATGGAAGATTCTCCCATTAAAAGTCTCGATATTCAAgtcaattcatccatccctACCGTTCCTATTGTCTCCGAAGAACCTACTGCCACTTCCCCCGAATCACCAATTCCACGCCGTAAAAAGCCTATCCCAGAACCTGAATCCACAGAGCCAACAAATGGTCATACCAAATCTCTCACAGCAGAAGTTCTTCAAAATGGTCATTCCAATGGTGTCAAAAAGAGACCTGCATCCGATTTACTTGAACATGATCTTCCCTCAAATCTGAAGCGTTCCAAGATGGATCCGCCCGGTTCAACCAATCTATCGATGGACACTTTGAATGATGGTATTATTGTGTTGGATGATGCGAATGATGGAGCTATTGTAATTGATGATTAG
- the Bcoar1 gene encoding Bcoar1 has product MKGSGGEGEEGECMIACGDVGEREFWEGEFGRGKRGGEGNPKPKIDILINAAGLTHASPLITTSPSLIENILQTNLTGTIWGCKIIGKEMLRRREGCIINISSLLGIKGGRGSAAYAASKAGVLGLTRALAAEMGSAGIRVNAIVPGYIETDMTRAMSDPARSEALNSIPLSRFGDVTEIADAAVFLATNKYANNCVLNLDGGLSAV; this is encoded by the exons ATGAAGGGGagtggaggggagggagaagaaggggagTGTATGATTGCTTGTGGGGAtgtgggggagagggagttTTGGGAGGGAGAGTTTgggagggggaagagagggggtgagggg aaccccaaacccaaaatagACATCCTCATCAACGCCGCCGGTCTAACCCACGCCTCCCCCTTAATAACCACCTCCCCATCCCTCATCGAAAACATCCTCCAAACAAATCTAACGGGTACAATCTGGGGATGCAAAATTATCGGAAAAGAAATGTTGAGACGGAGGGAGG GTTGCATAATAAACATCTCCTCGCTCCTCGGTATCAAAGGCGGAAGAGGTAGTGCTGCGTATGCAGCTAGTAAAGCGGGGGTTCTTG GTCTCACCCGCGCCCTAGCCGCCGAAATGGGTTCTGCAGGAATAAGAGTCAATGCCATTGTACCCGGCTATATCGAGACGGATATGACGAGgg CAATGTCAGATCCCGCCCGCTCAGAAGCATTAAACTCCATTCCTTTATCACGTTTTGGAGATGTAACCGAAATAGCCGATGCCGCCGTCTTTTTAGCAACCAATAAGTACGCAAACAATTGTGTGCTTAATCTTGATGGGGGATTGAGCGCCGTATGA
- the CND16 gene encoding CND16 yields MSAKAITEADGKAILNYHLTRAPVIKPSPLPKSATHNPPSKLASLYFPADAEVSSILDQAETLYPWLLVPGSKFVAKPDQLIKRRGKSGLLALNKTWPEAKAWIAERAGKPVTVETTVGTLRQFLVEPFVPHPEGTEYYININSQREGDWILFTHEGGVDVGDVDAKAEKLLIPVDLAEYPSNEEIAAGLLKKVPQGVHNVLVDFITRLYAVYVDCQFTYLEINPLVVIPNAEGTSAEVHFLDLAAKIDQTAEFECGVKWAIARSPAALGMAAVKAADGKVNIDAGPPMEFPAPFGRELTKEEAYIAELDAKTGASLKLTVLNANGRVWTLVAGGGASVVYADAIASSGFADELANYGEYSGAPTETQTFHYARTVLDLMLRSPPSPEGKVLFIGGGIANFTNVASTFKGVIRALREVSNLLIEHKVQIWVRRAGPNYQEGLKNIKAVGQELKLDMHVYGPDMHVSGIVPLALVPGRLAESKIQEFIG; encoded by the exons ATGTCTGCCAAAGCAATCACCGAGGCCGACGGAAAGGCAATCCTCAACTATCACCTCACCAGAGCTCCCGTTATCAAGccatctcctctcccaaAATCTGCCACTCACAACCCTCCTTCGAAGCTTGCCTCTTTATATTTCCCAGCTGATGCTGAGGTCTCATCAATCCTCGATCAAGCAGAAACCTTATACCCATGGCTCCTTGTCCCAGGTTCCAAATTCGTCGCAAAGCCTGATCAATTGATCAAGAGAAGAGGCAAGAGTGGTCTTCTTGCATTGAACAAGACTTGGCCAGAAGCAAAGGCATGGATCGCCGAGAGAGCAGGAAAGCCAGTCACAGTTGAGACTACTGTTGGAACTCTCCGTCAATTTTTGGTAGAGCCATTTGTACCACATCCAGAAGGAACCGAATAttatatcaacatcaactcCCAAAGAGAG GGTGATTGGATTCTTTTCACACACGAGGGAGGTGTCGATGTTGGTGATGTCGACGCAAAGGCCGAAAAATTGTTGATTCCAGTCGATCTTGCCGAATACCCTTCGAATGAAGAGATCGCTGCAGGTCTTCTCAAGAAGGTTCCACAAGGTGTACACAACGTTCTCGTCGACTTCATCACCAGGTTATATGCTGTTTACGTCGACTGTCAATTCACATACCTTGAGATTAACCCCTTGGTTGTCATTCCTAACGCTGAAGGTACCTCTGCTGAAGTACACTTCTTGGATTTGGCTGCTAAGATTGATCAAACTGCCGAGTTCGAGTGTGGTGTTAAATGGGCTATTGCACGTTCACCTGCTGCTCTTGGTATGGCCGCTGTTAAGGCCGCTGATGGAAAGGTTAACATTGATGCTGGTCCACCAATGGAGTTCCCAGCTCCATTCGGTCGTGAATTGACCAAGGAGGAAGCATACATTGCTGAACTTGATGCCAAGACTGGTGCATCCCTCAAGCTTACAGTTTTGAATGCCAACGGTAGAGTTTGGACCTTGGttgctggtggtggtgcttCCGTCGTTTATGCCGATGCTATCGCCAGTTCTGGATTCGCTGATGAGCTTGCCAATTACGGTGAATACTCTGGTGCACCAACTGAAACCCAAACTTTCCACTACGCCCGTACTGTCCTTGACCTCATGCTTCGTTCACCACCTAGCCCAGAAGGCAAGGTTCTTTTCATTGGTGGTGGTATTGCCAACTTCACCAATGTCGCTTCCACATTCAAGGGTGTTATTCGTGCCCTTAGAGAAGTCAGCAACTTATTGATTGAGCACAAGGTTCAAATCTGGGTTAGACGTGCTGGACCTAACTACCAAGAAGGATTAAAGAACATCAAGGCAGTTGGACAAGAGTTGAAGCTCGATATGCACGTTTATGGACCAGATATGCATGTTAGCGGTATCGTTCCTTTGGCTTTGGTTCCAGGACGTCTTGCCGAGAGCAAGATTCAGGAATTCATCGGTTAA
- the CND6 gene encoding CND6, which translates to MPSATASGAQGNANDNIRRFAAPSRPLSPRAEHTLFHDKTRCFVYGLQPRAVQGMLDFDFICKRKTPSVAGIIYTFGGQFVSKMYWGTSETLLPVYQDVEKAMAKHEDVDTVVNFASSRSVYQSTMELLQYPQIKSIAIIAEGVPERRAREILHAAAKKGVTIIGPATVGGIKPGSFKIGNTGGMMDNIVASKLYRKGSVGYVSKSGGMSNELNNIIANTTDGVYEGVAIGGDRYPSTTFIDHLLRYQADPECKILVLLGEVGGVEEYRVIEAVKNGTITKPIVAWAIGTCASMFKTEVQFGHAGSFANSQLETAATKNKSMRDAGFHVPDTFEDMPAVLASVYEKLVAAGTIVPQPEPIVPKIPIDYSWAQELGLIRKPAAFISTISDDRGQELLYAGMPISDVFKEDIGIGGVMSLLWFRRRLPDYASKFLEMVLMLTADHGPAVSGAMNTIITTRAGKDLISALVSGLLTIGSRFGGALDGAAEEFTKAFDKGLSPRDFVDTMRKQNRLIPGIGHKVKSRNNPDLRVELVKEFVKKRFPSCKMLDYALAVESVTTSKKDNLILNVDGAVAVCFVDLMRNCGAFSAEEAEDYMKMGVLNGLFVLGRSIGLIAHYLDQKRLRTGLYRHPWDDITYLLPSLSSGAPGSEGRVEVQM; encoded by the exons ATGCCTTCCGCTACAGCATCCGGTGCTCAAGGCAATGCCAACGACAATATCCGCAGATTTGCTGCTCCTTCCAGACCTTTGAGCCCAAGAGCTGAACATACCCTTTTCCACGACAAGACAAGATGTTTCGTTTACGGTCTGCAACCAAGAGCTGTTCAAGGCATGCTCGATTTCGACTTCATCTGCAAGAGAAAGACTCCTTCAGTTGCAGGTATCATTTATACATTCGGTGGTCAATTCGTGAGCAAGATGTACTGGGGTACCAGTGAAACTCTGCTTCCAGTTTACCAAGATGTTGAGAAGGCCATGGCCAAGCACGAGGATGTTGATACTGTTGTCAACTTTGCTTCATCGCGTAGTGTTTACCAATCTACCATGGAACTTTTGCAATACCCACAAATTAAGTCAATTGCCATCATTGCTGAGGGTGTACCTGAGAGA CGTGCCCGTGAAATCCTTCACGCAGCTGCAAAGAAGGGTGTTACAATTATTGGTCCAGCTACTGTCGGTGGTATCAAGCCAGGATCCTTCAAGATTGGTAACACTGGTGGTATGATGGACAACATTGTTGCATCCAAGCTTTACAGAAAGGGTTCCGTTGGTTACGTTTCCAAATCTGGTGGTATGTCCAACGAGCTCAACAACATTATTGCCAACACAACCGATGGTGTTTACGAGGGTGTTGCTATTGGTGGTGACAGATACCCAAGCACAACCTTTATCGACCATCTCCTCAGATATCAAGCCGATCCAGAATGTAAGATTTTGGTTCTGTTGGGAGAAGTTGGTGGTGTTGAGGAATACAGAGTTATTGAGGCCGTCAAGAACGGAACTATCACAAAGCCAATTGTCGCATGGGCTATTGGTACTTGCGCAAGCATGTTCAAGACTGAGGTTCAATTCGGACATGCTGGTTCATTCGCCAACTCTCAACTCGAGACTGCTGCTACCAAGAACAAGTCCATGAGGGATGCTGGTTTCCACGTTCCAGATACCTTTGAAGATATGCCAGCTGTTCTCGCCTCTGTTTACGAGAAGCTTGTTGCTGCTGGAACCATTGTTCCACAACCTGAACCAATTGTACCAAAGATCCCAATTGATTACTCATGGGCTCAAGAACTTGGTCTTATCCGAAAGCCTGCTGCTTTCATCTCTACCATTTCTGATGATCGTGGACAAGAACTTTTGTATGCCGGTATGCCAATTTCTGATGTCTTCAAGGAGGATATCGGAATTGGTGGTGTCATGTCTCTTTTGTGGTTCCGTCGTCGTCTCCCAGATTACGCAAGCAAATTCCTCGAAATGGTTCTTATGCTTACTGCCGATCACGGTCCAGCTGTTTCTGGTGCCATGAACACTATCATTACTACCAGAGCAGGAAAGGATCTTATCTCTGCTCTCGTTTCTGGTCTTTTGACCATCGGATCTAGATTCGGTGGTGCTCTTGATGGTGCTGCCGAAGAGTTCACCAAGGCTTTCGACAAAGGTCTTTCCCCACGTGATTTCGTCGACACCATGAGAAAGCAAAACAGACTTATCCCAGGTATTGGACACAAGGTCAAGTCAAGAAACAACCCAGATCTCCGTGTCGAGCTCGTCAAGGAGTTCGTCAAGAAGCGTTTCCCAAGTTGCAAGATGCTCGACTATGCTTTGGCTGTTGAGTCTGTCACCACCTCCAAGAAGGATAACTTGATCTTGAACGTTGATGGTGCTGTTGCCGTCTGCTTCGTTGATTTGATGCGCAACTGCGGTGCATTCAGTGCAGAGGAGGCTGAAGATTACATGAAGATGGGTGTCTTGAACGGTCTCTTCGTTCTTGGACGTTCTATTGGTTTGATTGCTCATTACCTTGATCAAAAGAGATTGCGCACTGGTCTTTACAGACATCCTTGGGATGATATTACATATCTTTTGCCATCTTTGTCATCAGGCGCACCTGGTTCTGAAGGTCGTGTTGAAGTTCAGATGTAA